Genomic segment of Streptomyces alboniger:
AACGTGTGGGGCCTGCTCGTCGACGGCGCGTTCAACCCCGGTCTGCCGCCCGCCGAGCCCTTCCCGATCCCGGTGCACTCCGGGGACATCCGCGTCGACGTCCAGTCCGCGCTCGCGATGCTCGCCCCCGTGTGGGGCCTGCGTCCGCTGCTCGACATCAGCGAGGAGCGGGCCCGCGAGGACCTGGCGCGCGCCGCCGTCATGGCCCTGTCCTACGTCGCCCAGTCGGCCCGCGGCCAGGGCCTGCCGATGGTCCCGCAGCGGGAGATCGACAAGGCCGACACGGTCGTGGAGCGCTTCATGAAGCGCTGGCGCGGCGAGCCGGACCCCAAGCACGTCCAGGCCGTCGACGCGTACTGGACCTCGGCCGCCGAGCACGGCATGAACGCCTCCACGTTCACCGCCCGCGTCATCGCCTCCACCGGCGCGGACGTCGCGGCGGCGCTGAGCGGGGCCGTCGGCGCGATGTCCGGCCCGCTGCACGGCGGTGCGCCCTCCCGCGTCCTCGGCATGATCGAGGAGATCGAGCGCACGGGTGACGCGGTGGCGTACGTGAAGCAGGCGCTGGACAAGGGCGAGCGGCTGATGGGCTTCGGCCACCGGGTGTACCGGGCGGAGGACCCCCGGGCGCGGGTGCTGCGCCGCACCGCCCGTGAGCTGGGCGCGCCCCGCTTCGAGGTCGCGGAGGCGCTGGAGAAGGCGGCCCTCGACGAGCTGCACGCCCGCCGGCCCGACCGGGTCCTCGCCACCAACGTGGAGTTCTGGGCGGCGATCGTCCTCGACTTCGCCGAGGTGCCGGCGCACATGTTCACGTCGATGTTCACCTGTGCGAGGACCGCCGGGTGGTCGGCGCACATCCTTGAGCAGAAGCGGACGGGGCGGCTGGTCCGCCCCTCGGCCCGGTACGTGGGGCCCGGCTCCCGTAGCCCGCAGGAGATCGAGGGTTTCGGGGCCATCTCGGGCTGACGCCTCTGGACTCACCGCCTCGGGGCTCCGCCCCGGACCCCGCTCCTCAAACGGCGGAGGGGCTGGATCTCAGAGCCCCCTCCACCAGCACCGTCCACTGCGCCACCACCCGCTCCCGTCGCGCCCCGTCGTCCGTCAGCAGGTTCGCGAGGCCCAGGCCCCGCGCCATGTCCAGGAGGCCCTGGATGGTCTCGCGGACGCCGGGGCGGGACTCGTCGGCGTCGAGGAGTTCCACCGCGATGCGGTGCGTCTCGCGGCCGACGCGGGATTCCAGTTCCGTGACGCGCGAGCCCAGCTGCGGCTCGTTGGACGCGGCCACCCACAGATGGAGCGCCGCGCGGAAGAGCGGGCCGGTGTAGAGGTCGACCAGGGCGGCGACCACCGAGGCACGGTCCTGTGCGGGCAGGGCGCGCAGGGCCGTGGAGCGCTGTTCGGCGACGTACTCGACGGCGGCGGTGAACAGGTCCTCCCGGGTCGGGAAGTGGTGCTGCGCCGCGCCCCGCGAGACGCCCGCCCGCTCGGCGACCACCGAGACCGTCGAGCCCGCCCAGCCGTGCTCGGCGAGGCAGGACACCGCGGCCTCCAGGAGCCGCAGCCGTGTCGCGCGGCTGCGGTCCTGCTTGGGCGCCCGGTCGGCGGTGGTCACAGCACCCATGGGGGCTCCCGTCGTTCGAGGAACGCCTCCGTCCCGTCCCGTGCCTCGGTGGAACCGAAGAGCCGCGCGGACAGGGCGGTACAGGCGTCCGAGTGGTCGTCGAATGCGTCGAGCACCCTAGCCGTGAGCAGCTTCTTCGTCTCGGCCAGGGCGCCCGGTGCCGCCCGCCGCAGCCCGTCGAGCATCGGTGCGAGACCCGCGTCGACGTCGGGCGCGTACGCCGTGACCAGGCCGATCCGCGCCGCCTCCGCCCCGTCGAAACGCTCCCCGGTGAGGCAGTAGCGGGAGGCGGCGCCCGGATCGAGGCGGGGCAGGAGCGGCAGCGAGATCACCGCGGGCGCTACCCCGACGCGTACCTCCGTGAGCGCGAACGACGAGCCGGGTCCCGCCACCGCCAGATCGCACGCGCCGAGCAGCCCGAGCCCGCCCGCCCGCACATGCCCGTCCACCCGTGCGAGGACCGGCTTCGGCAGCTCCACGATCCGCCGCAGCAGCGCCACGAACGCGGCCGGGTCGGGCGGCTCCCTCAGGTCGGCACCCGAGCAGAACGTCGTTCCCGTGTGCGCGAGGAGGACCGCGCGGGTGCCGGGGTCCCGGCCGAGGTCGTGG
This window contains:
- a CDS encoding TetR/AcrR family transcriptional regulator encodes the protein MGAVTTADRAPKQDRSRATRLRLLEAAVSCLAEHGWAGSTVSVVAERAGVSRGAAQHHFPTREDLFTAAVEYVAEQRSTALRALPAQDRASVVAALVDLYTGPLFRAALHLWVAASNEPQLGSRVTELESRVGRETHRIAVELLDADESRPGVRETIQGLLDMARGLGLANLLTDDGARRERVVAQWTVLVEGALRSSPSAV
- a CDS encoding enoyl-CoA hydratase family protein → MSLSVSSPARGITTVTLDVPERRNALSAALVGTLAEALHDLGRDPGTRAVLLAHTGTTFCSGADLREPPDPAAFVALLRRIVELPKPVLARVDGHVRAGGLGLLGACDLAVAGPGSSFALTEVRVGVAPAVISLPLLPRLDPGAASRYCLTGERFDGAEAARIGLVTAYAPDVDAGLAPMLDGLRRAAPGALAETKKLLTARVLDAFDDHSDACTALSARLFGSTEARDGTEAFLERREPPWVL
- a CDS encoding citrate synthase 2, with translation MSDFVPGLEGVVAFETEIAEPDKEGGALRYRGVDIEDLVGHVSFGNVWGLLVDGAFNPGLPPAEPFPIPVHSGDIRVDVQSALAMLAPVWGLRPLLDISEERAREDLARAAVMALSYVAQSARGQGLPMVPQREIDKADTVVERFMKRWRGEPDPKHVQAVDAYWTSAAEHGMNASTFTARVIASTGADVAAALSGAVGAMSGPLHGGAPSRVLGMIEEIERTGDAVAYVKQALDKGERLMGFGHRVYRAEDPRARVLRRTARELGAPRFEVAEALEKAALDELHARRPDRVLATNVEFWAAIVLDFAEVPAHMFTSMFTCARTAGWSAHILEQKRTGRLVRPSARYVGPGSRSPQEIEGFGAISG